The genome window CCTGATACAGGACCCCTTCTTCAGGGGCTGTCGCCCTGGCATAGCGACGTCTGGCCATATCTTCAAGTCTTTCATAACTAAGGCCAATATCTTCAGAAGAACAGAAGCTCGGCGTCCCAAAAAGCTCCGAAAGTTCAGCGTTAAGTCCGATCGAAGCAAATATCCTACCGTAGCCGCACAGCTCATGTATGCCCATGGTAGACATGACCTTTTCTATCCCTTTTTGAAGTACGCCTATGAGATTTGAAAGGAGTTTTGTAGCGGTATGTCTGCCGTCGGAACCCTTGCAAGCCATGCGCCACAACAAATACGGATTTAAGGCGTCAGCGCCGAGACCCAAAAGAAACATGATATCGTGGAGGTTTCTGATCGCGGCGGAATTAACTATAATACTACATCTCCTTCTTAGGCCTTGATCCGCCAGAACCTTGGCTATGCGGGCTACAGTCAAGGCAGGATCTATAAATACATGCCCATTTGTAAAATTCATGGAATCATCCAAGACAAGCACCACGGCACCTGCCCTTACGGCTTCGCACGCATCTCTGCACAGATTGGCAAGCCTTAACCTTAAACCATCTTGCCCTGGAATAAAGGTCGAGTCAAGCACCGCCACCCTGGCCCTATCAAGGTTTTGACCTGTAAAGAAATTCAATACATCCTCCATGGCTGTAATATCCAGGGACTTGCACAGCATATCAAGATCGTCTTCGCCGATTAGGTCTTTAAGGCCATGGCGGCTCAAGAGAAGCGGGCTGCCTAGCTTGAGGCCTATAGGTGTAGGATAGCCTCCGCCATATGCATCAGGACGGTCTCCCAGTATTACCTGGGTGCTGAAGTGTTCGGCCTCGCGCTCTCTGTCTATGGCAGGGTTGGTCACAACCGCCACGTTTTCCTTGAAAAACTCAGAGATGTTGGGCAGTGCATCCTCGGGCATCAAAGCTGCAAGCGGCCCCTGATGACCCATTGAGCCTATGACGTCCTTGCCCTCGGCAGCCATTTTGACGCAGGTATCCATGTCATATCTGTTCCACCCAAGTGCAGCAAGGTACCTGACGGATGAGAGATCTTCGAGCTTTGCATTACAGTAGCTCCCACCTGCTACCCACCAACTGCCCGGCTTATGTCCGACATAGGCTTTTGAATCAGGGAGTGATGCATATAGATAATCTGTGACGGAAAATACCTTTTTCCTACAATCTAGAAGTTTAAAGAGCCTTTTTTGCAGCATTCCATAGTTCAGCACCTCAGCCCTCTTTCCCCTGCCAGAGATGATCGCTATCTTTTCACCTGGTGCAAGCGGCCTCGGGTCATCCATGGTGTTTGCAAGATCAACAACCCCTTTTTCCGAGGACAGGAAATAGTCATAATCGCTTTCTCCAAACCAGAGAGGTCTGAGACCAAGGGCATCGACGCTACCCAAACATATATCACCGTAACGTGCAACTACAGCCGCTGGCCCTTGCGCTGAACACGGAAAGAACCATCGGTAAAAATCATAGAGACGCCTTAGATCATCCGAATAATGCGCCGTCTCGGTATGGACCGGCGGAAATACCATCTCAAGCGCCTCTGCAAGATCAAAGTCGTATAGACTTATGAGCCCCTCTATGATCCGATTGAGATCCTGCGAATCGCTACCGCCAGGAACAGGAGGTATACCAAGCAATTTTCCGGTACTTCTCAGTTTTTCTATGGTGTTTATCTCACCGTTGTGCCCGAGGATTGAAAAGGGCTGGACGCGCTCAACAATCGATAGGGTATTTGTGGAATAACGGCTGTGACCAAGACATATGATTGAACGTGTCTTCTCATCCATTAAATCCGGGAATACCTTGGGAAGGAGCTCGGGTAGCCCCCTCAGGACATAGACCACGCTGTGTCGACTCAAAGATGCTACGTAGAGCTCAGGGAGCTGCGTGCCAATTTCCATCTGAAGGCTGAAGAGACCCCTTGCGGTATCGCCTTTATTGTCGTTGGACATGAGTCCAGCCACCTGCCAGAAGATCGGTGATTCAAGCCTCGCCCTTGGGCCAAGTTCATGGTCTCTTGTATTACCTTCAATCTCAGCGATAAGCTTGAGGCCTTTTGATTCCATTATCTCTCTCGCCTTTGACTTGAGATCGTCAGCTTGGCCCTTTGACCTCACAGGTATCAAGATATGACCTACACAAAAGGCGCTGCTCCAGGCAAGGTGCATGCTGAGTCCGTGTTCTTCAAGCCGTTTTGCCCAAAGCTCTCTTGGGATATCTATCATGATGCCACAGCCGTCGCCCTCCCCGTTTATATCCCCGGAGCGGTGGCCCATCTTCTTGAGGGCATCAATAGTCTTTACGATATTAGCGTGGGTACTGTTGCCTCGTTTATTTACATAGGCGATGATTGCACAGGCATCTTTTTCTTCCATGGTCTTTGTCTCAACGCTCATGTCTTGTCGGATCCTTTTCTTTTATAGCCTTGATGATTTTTTATTTGATCAGAACTAATTATATTATTTAATAAAATGTCATGAAACCCAAGCTGCTTCAATTGGAGGATTAACTTATACTCTTGTCAAGGATGTGCCAAGGGGAAATTTCTAATAATATAAAGTTTCCTTTTTGCTATTTTTATGTTAAAATAAAAAAATTAATTAATTACTCTAGGGGGGATTTCAATGTTCAATATAGGCGACCTTGCAGTATATCCTGCCCATGGGGTAGGAGTAATAGAGGCAATTGAGCAAAAATTCATAGCTGGCATGGAAAATACCTTTTATATTATGCGGATCCTTGAAAACGATATGAAGATTATGATACCAAAGAAAAATGCGTGTCAAGTCGGACTGAGATGTATTATATCAGGCGATGACGCTGACCAAGTCTATACGATATTACAAAACAAGGATATAGAGTTCACCCCGCAGACATGGAACAGGCGCTATAGGGAATATATGGAAAAGATAAAGACTGGATCTATATTCGAGCTTGCCGCTGTGCTGAGAGACCTATATCTCCTACAATCGGACAAACCACTATCCTTTGGAGAAAAAAAGATGATGGATACAGCCAAGGGCCTTCTGATAAAGGAACTCTCTGTAGCCAAAGGCAAGACCGAAGAAGAGATCGCTCAAAGCATAGAATCTATTTTTGTGCCAGAGACCGCACAGACAGTAGGGCTTGGATCATAACAACCCGGCTACAGATACCGACTTTGAAATCAAAGTTGAAAAAGGGTCAGAGGGCGAGAGGCTCGATAAATATCTTGCATCAAAAGATATTGGGCTTTCAAGGACAAGGATCCAAAGGCTCATAGAAACCGGCCGAATAAAAATACGCGGTACAGACAACGCCAGCCCAAGCATGAGGCTCAAAGCTGGTTTTATAATAGACATATCCATCCCGCCATCTGAAGACATCCTGATTGAGCCATTGCCGATCCCAATTGAAATCCTCTATGAGGATAACTCCAT of Dissulfurimicrobium hydrothermale contains these proteins:
- a CDS encoding CarD family transcriptional regulator, coding for MFNIGDLAVYPAHGVGVIEAIEQKFIAGMENTFYIMRILENDMKIMIPKKNACQVGLRCIISGDDADQVYTILQNKDIEFTPQTWNRRYREYMEKIKTGSIFELAAVLRDLYLLQSDKPLSFGEKKMMDTAKGLLIKELSVAKGKTEEEIAQSIESIFVPETAQTVGLGS
- a CDS encoding glutamate synthase-related protein — its product is MSVETKTMEEKDACAIIAYVNKRGNSTHANIVKTIDALKKMGHRSGDINGEGDGCGIMIDIPRELWAKRLEEHGLSMHLAWSSAFCVGHILIPVRSKGQADDLKSKAREIMESKGLKLIAEIEGNTRDHELGPRARLESPIFWQVAGLMSNDNKGDTARGLFSLQMEIGTQLPELYVASLSRHSVVYVLRGLPELLPKVFPDLMDEKTRSIICLGHSRYSTNTLSIVERVQPFSILGHNGEINTIEKLRSTGKLLGIPPVPGGSDSQDLNRIIEGLISLYDFDLAEALEMVFPPVHTETAHYSDDLRRLYDFYRWFFPCSAQGPAAVVARYGDICLGSVDALGLRPLWFGESDYDYFLSSEKGVVDLANTMDDPRPLAPGEKIAIISGRGKRAEVLNYGMLQKRLFKLLDCRKKVFSVTDYLYASLPDSKAYVGHKPGSWWVAGGSYCNAKLEDLSSVRYLAALGWNRYDMDTCVKMAAEGKDVIGSMGHQGPLAALMPEDALPNISEFFKENVAVVTNPAIDREREAEHFSTQVILGDRPDAYGGGYPTPIGLKLGSPLLLSRHGLKDLIGEDDLDMLCKSLDITAMEDVLNFFTGQNLDRARVAVLDSTFIPGQDGLRLRLANLCRDACEAVRAGAVVLVLDDSMNFTNGHVFIDPALTVARIAKVLADQGLRRRCSIIVNSAAIRNLHDIMFLLGLGADALNPYLLWRMACKGSDGRHTATKLLSNLIGVLQKGIEKVMSTMGIHELCGYGRIFASIGLNAELSELFGTPSFCSSEDIGLSYERLEDMARRRYARATAPEEGVLYQDQAKNPKVGRILREVAVGKAGYLEMSEGVGRIFNESPVAIRHVISIKETAPDHRLTMEEVDITIGRHSMPILISAMSFGSQGENSFRAYAEAAKRTNIICLNGEGGEIPDMLGRYRENRGQQIASGRFGVYMGFLNSAAYLEIKIGQGAKPGEGGHLPGAKVSEIVAKARHCNPGIALISPSNHHDIYSIEDLAQIITELKTANPDAQVSVKIPVTSGVGTIAVGIAKAGADVINLSGFEGGTGAAREHAKRYAGLPVEIGVSEANRALVESGLRDHVEIWCDGGIRCGMDVVKMILLGANRVGMGTVALMGVGCISCQRCHLDRCPRGISTQLRTKEDAEAKGVKGFTPRQVDEEAENLSRLLNAIGDEIRMLVAKMGERRLQDLVGRTDLLRQDRFNDVIDVKSLLVKPVYSGPDDKSHGLMRIRRPLNHLTKLISDLAMEQFEKGKKEVDFMDEHVRSTDRAIGTYLAGAIVRRFGDHSDYKAVLHLDSSVPGNGLSAFNIANIDTIVEGGSQDGAAKGSIGGLLAVLKGLNCLGKRIDGSTGKSLAYGAIKGLFIIQNYADSRACVRMSGADAVFGARIVERVRDEEGNIATRSHLKGFAFEYMTGGRVVVLGDPGPWICAGMTGGVVYQCLYPEFGFTVDSLKRRLARGADVILKAIDSKGLADVDELLGHYIMKLKETLQEEEALAVAGLLKEAEERFVMILPKTVKMMAQ